The proteins below come from a single Roseiflexus sp. RS-1 genomic window:
- a CDS encoding NAD-dependent epimerase/dehydratase family protein, with translation MPNDRFLITGALGCIGAWTVRNLVREETPVVVFDLASDPRRLKLIMSDDELARVTFVTGDITDLEALERALDDHAITRVIHLAALQIPFVRANPPLGARVNVVGTVNVFEAVARRRDRIGSLVYASSAAVYDAVDAGESGVVAHGAAGHPTTLYGVFKQANEGTARVYWQDARVASIGLRPYIVYGPGRDQGLTSSPTKAMVAAALGKPYHIPYGGRAAYQYADDVARTFIACARAPFQGAEIFNLGGSVATMGEIVAAIEAAAPEVRGLITFDDKPLPFPEAFDAAPLEQVIGALPFTPLAQAVADTIALFRERIAAGVMPDAV, from the coding sequence ATGCCCAACGACCGTTTTCTGATCACCGGCGCACTTGGATGTATCGGCGCGTGGACAGTGCGCAACCTGGTACGTGAAGAGACCCCGGTTGTTGTCTTCGACCTGGCGAGCGATCCACGCCGCCTGAAATTGATCATGTCCGACGACGAACTGGCGCGGGTGACGTTCGTTACCGGCGATATTACCGATCTGGAGGCGCTTGAGCGCGCACTCGACGATCATGCCATTACGCGCGTCATCCATCTGGCAGCGTTGCAGATACCGTTTGTACGTGCCAATCCGCCGCTCGGCGCGCGCGTCAACGTCGTCGGCACGGTCAATGTGTTTGAAGCGGTTGCGCGGCGACGCGACCGGATCGGCAGCCTTGTCTACGCTTCGTCGGCAGCGGTGTACGATGCCGTTGATGCTGGCGAATCCGGCGTCGTCGCCCACGGCGCCGCCGGTCACCCGACAACGCTGTACGGTGTGTTCAAACAAGCCAACGAGGGAACGGCGCGGGTCTACTGGCAGGATGCGCGGGTGGCAAGTATCGGACTGCGCCCGTACATTGTGTACGGTCCGGGACGCGATCAGGGGTTGACATCCAGCCCGACGAAAGCGATGGTCGCGGCTGCGCTCGGCAAGCCGTACCACATTCCGTATGGCGGTCGCGCGGCATACCAGTACGCCGATGATGTGGCGCGCACCTTCATCGCCTGCGCGCGTGCGCCATTTCAGGGCGCGGAGATCTTCAACCTGGGCGGTAGTGTGGCAACGATGGGTGAGATCGTTGCAGCAATCGAGGCGGCAGCGCCGGAGGTGCGCGGGTTGATCACCTTTGATGATAAGCCGCTCCCTTTCCCCGAAGCGTTCGACGCCGCGCCGCTCGAACAGGTGATCGGCGCCCTGCCGTTTACCCCGCTCGCCCAGGCTGTCGCCGATACGATTGCCCTTTTCCGTGAACGGATCGCAGCCGGGGTGATGCCGGACGCAGTCTGA
- a CDS encoding cellulase family glycosylhydrolase, whose protein sequence is MRRRTFFQVATALATFGITGCTAPEGVPADRLARLARGINMSHWFAQAPFSRATLQSRHAADEFRTLRRVGLSHVRLPLDPYVLFSERNPARLDPDRLPLLDAALDMILRADLAVIVELHPEDRFVDRLATDDTFVAAVTQFWRALAKHLSARDPGMIFLEALNEAHFDDPPRWEAVLRRLLAAMREGAPRHT, encoded by the coding sequence ATGCGACGTCGCACCTTTTTCCAGGTTGCAACTGCTCTGGCAACCTTCGGCATCACCGGTTGCACTGCGCCGGAAGGTGTTCCCGCCGACCGGCTGGCGCGCCTGGCGCGGGGCATTAATATGAGCCACTGGTTCGCCCAGGCGCCCTTCTCCCGCGCAACGCTGCAATCGCGGCACGCCGCCGATGAATTTCGCACGCTGCGCCGCGTCGGTTTGAGCCACGTGCGTCTGCCGCTCGACCCGTATGTGCTCTTCAGTGAACGCAATCCGGCGCGCCTCGACCCCGACCGGCTGCCGCTGCTCGATGCCGCGCTCGATATGATCCTCCGGGCGGACCTGGCGGTGATTGTCGAGTTGCACCCGGAGGATCGCTTCGTTGACCGCCTGGCGACCGACGATACGTTTGTGGCAGCAGTCACGCAATTCTGGCGTGCGCTGGCGAAGCACCTCAGTGCGCGCGATCCGGGGATGATCTTCCTGGAGGCGTTGAACGAAGCCCACTTCGATGACCCGCCGCGCTGGGAAGCGGTGCTGCGTCGCCTGCTCGCCGCCATGCGCGAAGGGGCGCCACGCCACACCTGA
- a CDS encoding glycoside hydrolase family 5 protein: MQLTPVADRNVVYNFHFYEPFEFTHQGATWGYEMWRHYRGVPYPVDAARISTALALIDNPRAREEIRFYGQSGWGAARIEQRLDQAAAWGAQHNVPLTCNEFGVYRLITDPADRIAWLTDVRTALERRRIGWAMWDYAGGFSLTRDGMNDRALDDETLRALGLQATGSLSLPGA; this comes from the coding sequence GTGCAACTCACACCGGTTGCGGATCGCAATGTGGTCTACAATTTCCACTTCTACGAGCCGTTCGAGTTCACTCATCAGGGCGCGACGTGGGGGTACGAGATGTGGCGGCACTATCGTGGCGTCCCCTATCCGGTCGATGCGGCGCGAATCTCCACGGCGCTGGCGCTCATCGACAATCCACGCGCACGTGAGGAGATCCGCTTCTACGGTCAGAGCGGATGGGGCGCTGCACGTATTGAGCAGCGTCTCGACCAGGCAGCCGCCTGGGGCGCGCAGCATAACGTGCCGCTGACGTGCAACGAGTTCGGCGTCTATCGCCTGATCACCGATCCGGCGGATCGCATCGCCTGGCTGACCGACGTGCGCACCGCGCTTGAACGACGCCGGATCGGTTGGGCGATGTGGGACTATGCTGGCGGCTTCAGTTTGACGCGCGATGGAATGAACGACCGGGCGCTGGACGATGAGACGCTACGGGCGTTGGGGTTGCAGGCGACCGGAAGTCTGTCGCTGCCGGGGGCGTGA
- a CDS encoding S1 RNA-binding domain protein: protein MMTLIERASALARDLRDAQVDHNEAQKALAYLRINRDGQAYFAYLQAIVQNGRVVIRSNQTIGYYRDLLELSRRHLRNLPPEDMTATLAWAIRLLRYYEKVPEAERQGLDIPLAVAPSAPQGDAARTSAGSVRSPEQSAASGESSEARHDPARAPTDSTASPGQPATSRASSIHQKIPQKGDVFRGKVLEVGEKAVVIQVEDFDAEQVVGVMRAETIAGNDTSRYQEGNDARVEVIDVRKKGARTILELKPAPRKK, encoded by the coding sequence ATGATGACCTTGATCGAGCGCGCATCGGCGCTGGCGCGTGATCTGCGCGATGCGCAGGTTGATCACAACGAAGCGCAGAAAGCGCTGGCATATCTGCGCATCAACAGGGACGGACAGGCTTATTTTGCCTATCTCCAGGCGATAGTGCAGAATGGGCGGGTGGTCATTCGTTCGAATCAGACGATAGGGTACTACCGCGACCTGCTGGAATTGAGCCGGCGCCATTTGCGCAATCTGCCGCCAGAGGATATGACAGCGACGCTGGCATGGGCGATCCGTTTGCTGCGTTACTACGAGAAGGTTCCTGAAGCCGAACGTCAGGGTCTCGACATTCCGCTGGCGGTTGCGCCATCCGCCCCCCAGGGCGATGCCGCTCGCACATCAGCCGGTTCCGTCCGGTCGCCAGAGCAATCCGCAGCATCCGGGGAGTCATCAGAAGCCCGGCACGATCCTGCGCGTGCACCGACCGACTCCACCGCTTCGCCAGGGCAACCCGCAACATCGAGGGCGTCATCGATTCACCAGAAGATTCCCCAAAAGGGAGATGTGTTTCGCGGCAAAGTGCTGGAGGTTGGCGAAAAGGCCGTGGTGATTCAGGTAGAAGATTTCGATGCGGAGCAGGTGGTCGGTGTTATGCGCGCCGAAACAATCGCCGGGAACGATACGTCACGCTACCAGGAAGGCAACGATGCCCGCGTCGAAGTGATCGACGTGAGAAAGAAAGGCGCTCGAACGATACTGGAGTTGAAACCCGCACCAAGGAAGAAGTGA
- a CDS encoding RAMP superfamily CRISPR-associated protein, whose translation MSQGQRNRGSGGAQPLPKPYDFVPFAPQVERKVPVGHHRYLHLSGTLRARLIARSPVHVASGLLTQSRDPRYPLIKAHFRANGTPVIPGTSLKGCMRSIVEAISPSSVSITRAPQLPRDLKASDKTKHLDVAQRIFGALGYQGQIRISDAALDRGQTTIQGTPQLFAPRPKAPVYLDARGQLRGRKFYMHGRPASGDLPLEVCPVESTFTFRLDFENLTPGELGLILIALGLGEPRWYPKLGGGKPACLGTIEVIEPQVEMTDAVTQWYADVDPPAAQAGDIQTLIQAARNEGLVLEDQVHRLADILRWPRDDRRCPDRSY comes from the coding sequence ATGAGCCAGGGCCAGCGCAACAGGGGAAGCGGCGGTGCGCAACCGCTCCCCAAACCGTATGATTTCGTTCCGTTTGCGCCGCAGGTCGAGCGCAAGGTGCCTGTCGGACATCATCGCTACCTGCACCTGAGCGGCACGTTGCGGGCGCGTCTGATCGCCCGGTCGCCCGTGCACGTCGCTTCCGGTCTGCTTACCCAGAGTCGCGATCCGCGTTATCCGTTGATCAAGGCGCATTTCCGTGCCAACGGGACGCCGGTCATTCCGGGAACGTCGCTCAAAGGGTGCATGCGCAGCATCGTCGAAGCGATTTCTCCTTCTTCAGTCAGCATCACGCGCGCGCCTCAACTCCCACGCGATCTCAAAGCATCGGATAAAACTAAACATCTGGATGTCGCACAACGCATCTTTGGCGCGCTTGGGTACCAGGGGCAGATACGCATCAGCGACGCTGCACTCGACAGAGGTCAGACCACGATCCAGGGCACGCCGCAATTGTTCGCTCCTCGACCCAAAGCACCGGTCTATCTGGACGCAAGAGGGCAGTTAAGAGGGCGCAAATTCTACATGCACGGCAGACCGGCGTCCGGCGACCTGCCGCTGGAAGTATGTCCGGTCGAGAGCACGTTTACCTTCCGTCTGGATTTCGAGAACCTGACGCCAGGCGAACTGGGGTTGATCCTGATCGCGTTGGGTCTTGGCGAGCCTCGATGGTATCCCAAACTGGGGGGTGGAAAACCCGCGTGTCTGGGAACGATTGAGGTGATCGAGCCACAGGTTGAGATGACAGACGCCGTGACGCAATGGTATGCCGATGTTGATCCACCGGCAGCGCAGGCGGGAGACATTCAGACATTGATTCAGGCAGCGCGCAACGAAGGTCTCGTGTTGGAGGATCAGGTGCATCGCCTGGCAGACATTCTGCGCTGGCCCCGCGACGACCGCCGCTGCCCGGACAGGAGTTATTGA
- a CDS encoding RAMP superfamily CRISPR-associated protein, with translation MHKATFLQGTLRLTIRPDGPILIKAGETGSGDPTLPDMQFVRTKYAVSDGSGSQRAAGAIYLPGPSLKGVIRAHCERICRTLDGEALQQQRQERRRQLDEAEGIRMEYRRIPLADNPLGDGAQYGGLNDTRYNSGRAIEKLRDKISTAAVYRLSSFVSQLFGNTALAGRVRFADAYGNNVVVEERNGVAIDRVYGSVMVGPFNYETVVGGEFPTRIDFKNVTLAQFGLLGLALRDLAEGRIALGFGKSRGLGRVTASFDSLEIHYPTCILEDGALRLVGRDIRLPAGHFGGVGAFGGDAWRAYDFPSDDVAPLPEGWRFQADEVMGVQLRAEGADQVKAFWRACMPAWKREIGL, from the coding sequence ATGCATAAAGCGACGTTTCTTCAGGGGACGCTGCGCCTGACGATCCGTCCTGATGGTCCGATTCTAATCAAGGCGGGCGAGACCGGCAGCGGCGATCCAACCCTGCCCGATATGCAGTTCGTGCGCACAAAGTATGCGGTGTCTGACGGCAGCGGATCACAGCGCGCGGCTGGCGCCATCTATCTGCCGGGACCGTCGCTGAAAGGCGTGATTCGCGCCCATTGCGAGCGCATCTGCCGCACGCTTGACGGAGAAGCGTTGCAACAGCAGCGCCAGGAACGCCGCCGTCAGCTCGATGAGGCGGAGGGCATACGGATGGAGTACCGGCGCATTCCGCTTGCCGACAATCCACTCGGTGATGGCGCTCAATACGGAGGACTCAATGACACGCGCTACAACTCCGGGCGGGCGATTGAGAAACTGCGCGACAAAATCAGCACTGCCGCAGTCTACCGGCTTTCGTCGTTCGTGTCGCAACTCTTCGGCAACACAGCCCTGGCAGGGCGGGTGCGTTTCGCCGATGCCTATGGCAACAATGTGGTCGTCGAAGAGCGCAACGGTGTGGCAATCGATCGGGTGTACGGTTCGGTCATGGTCGGTCCGTTCAACTACGAGACAGTTGTCGGAGGCGAGTTTCCGACACGGATCGACTTCAAGAATGTGACGCTGGCACAGTTCGGATTGCTGGGGCTGGCGCTGCGCGATCTGGCGGAAGGACGCATTGCGCTGGGGTTCGGCAAATCGCGCGGTCTGGGACGGGTCACGGCTTCCTTTGACTCGCTGGAAATCCATTATCCGACGTGTATCCTGGAAGATGGGGCCCTGCGTCTCGTCGGCAGAGACATCCGCCTGCCCGCCGGTCACTTCGGCGGCGTGGGCGCATTTGGCGGCGATGCCTGGCGCGCCTACGATTTCCCTTCCGACGATGTTGCACCGTTGCCGGAAGGCTGGCGTTTCCAGGCAGATGAGGTCATGGGAGTACAATTGCGCGCCGAGGGCGCCGATCAGGTGAAGGCATTCTGGCGGGCATGCATGCCCGCCTGGAAACGGGAGATTGGATTATGA
- the csx7 gene encoding type III CRISPR-associated RAMP protein Csx7: MSREPIYSFAAVHNRLTVRGDLLALTALRIGAGRATEIIAADLPVLRDALGAPFIPGASLKGALRAQVEAVVRAIHPDQASDLDQLETRMRRQISQLKEQQSSDDMTLSKAIWRVSTLIDLTFGAPWTAGRVFFKDARVDRTLWFGQFEMRNGVGINRDTETVEQGLLYDYEVVPAGVRFHFDLVVENAAAWQLGMLLAALKPWLRGDAQIGGFRSRGLGYVQLVGRGGREQPEIRFITVREGVAGVDDVLAWLNGGGEPVSAQQEQEWIAAFRTVLERPETAKEMIDA; the protein is encoded by the coding sequence GTGTCGCGTGAACCGATCTATTCATTTGCGGCGGTGCACAACCGTCTGACGGTGCGCGGCGACCTGCTGGCGCTGACGGCGCTGCGGATCGGCGCGGGACGCGCGACGGAGATTATCGCTGCCGACCTGCCGGTGCTGCGCGATGCGCTCGGCGCTCCCTTTATTCCCGGCGCTTCGCTCAAGGGCGCGTTACGCGCCCAGGTTGAAGCCGTGGTACGCGCCATTCATCCTGATCAGGCGTCCGATCTCGATCAACTCGAAACGCGCATGCGCCGACAGATCAGTCAACTGAAAGAGCAGCAGTCTTCAGACGACATGACGCTCAGCAAAGCGATCTGGCGCGTGTCCACGCTGATCGACCTGACCTTCGGCGCGCCCTGGACCGCCGGACGGGTCTTTTTCAAGGATGCCCGCGTTGATCGCACGCTCTGGTTCGGGCAGTTCGAGATGCGCAACGGTGTCGGCATCAACCGCGATACCGAAACGGTTGAACAGGGATTGCTGTACGACTACGAAGTCGTTCCGGCTGGCGTTCGATTCCATTTCGACCTGGTTGTGGAAAATGCGGCAGCCTGGCAACTGGGCATGCTGCTGGCGGCACTCAAACCCTGGCTGCGCGGCGACGCGCAGATCGGCGGATTCCGCTCGCGTGGACTGGGGTATGTGCAACTTGTCGGGCGCGGCGGCCGGGAGCAGCCGGAGATTCGCTTCATCACCGTGCGTGAGGGCGTTGCAGGCGTCGATGATGTGCTGGCGTGGCTCAACGGCGGCGGCGAACCGGTCAGCGCACAACAGGAACAGGAGTGGATCGCAGCATTCCGTACTGTGCTGGAGCGACCCGAAACGGCAAAGGAGATGATCGATGCATAA
- a CDS encoding type III-B CRISPR module-associated Cmr3 family protein, with amino-acid sequence MSETMLIIEAREPLAFPESKPGTQFRKSLPFVPGAVLFGAIGQTLAHTGQFDPDLLRRLRCRNAYPMREGDAWVRPLPATAIHPKGDDQHMRDSLVQRVCWERQRPPALLYAPVDADGRPWEPAGQQFYTIRDGKLEKRTVTQRIHTRVAINRRRGTAEDSLLYSFFAINETIPNTTTPTRFIGSLALVDSGDPETWERVKALLRERVRRLGARQTTGIGGVTLDLAPSVQDRKVRERVEALTEQFKRQIARYRQLGGSFWEPGDRQVLTVNLISDAILLRDGWLPTHELSADMLRDLTGIEATLLRSFTTTRIVGGWQALWQRPKTTHVAVRYGSLYVFETAHALTDEHYAALERLERDGIGERRAEGFGQIRICDDFHLIDWEGKHGSTEQ; translated from the coding sequence ATGAGCGAAACGATGCTGATCATCGAGGCGCGCGAACCTCTCGCTTTCCCCGAAAGCAAACCGGGAACCCAGTTTCGTAAAAGCCTGCCGTTCGTGCCGGGCGCCGTGCTCTTTGGCGCTATCGGGCAGACACTGGCGCATACCGGTCAGTTCGATCCAGACCTTCTGCGTCGGTTGCGGTGTCGCAACGCCTACCCGATGCGTGAGGGGGATGCCTGGGTGCGCCCCTTGCCCGCAACTGCCATCCATCCCAAAGGCGACGATCAGCATATGCGCGACTCGCTGGTACAGCGGGTTTGCTGGGAACGGCAACGTCCGCCAGCATTGCTGTACGCCCCTGTTGATGCCGATGGACGACCGTGGGAACCGGCTGGTCAGCAGTTCTATACGATCAGGGACGGCAAACTGGAGAAACGCACCGTCACGCAGCGCATCCATACCCGTGTAGCCATCAACCGACGACGTGGCACGGCGGAGGATAGCCTGTTGTACTCCTTCTTTGCCATCAATGAGACCATCCCCAATACGACGACGCCGACCCGTTTCATCGGGAGTCTGGCGCTGGTTGACTCCGGCGATCCCGAAACATGGGAGAGGGTCAAGGCGCTGCTCAGGGAGCGGGTTCGTCGTCTCGGCGCGCGCCAGACCACGGGTATTGGCGGCGTCACACTTGACCTTGCGCCGTCTGTTCAAGACCGGAAGGTGCGCGAACGGGTGGAGGCGCTGACCGAACAGTTCAAACGACAGATTGCGCGCTACCGGCAACTCGGCGGCTCATTCTGGGAACCCGGCGACCGTCAGGTGTTGACCGTCAACCTGATCTCCGACGCCATCCTGCTGCGCGATGGGTGGCTCCCGACCCACGAACTGAGCGCAGATATGCTCCGCGATCTGACCGGTATCGAGGCAACGCTCCTGCGTTCCTTCACGACGACGCGGATTGTCGGGGGATGGCAGGCGCTCTGGCAGCGCCCAAAGACAACCCATGTCGCGGTGCGGTACGGCAGTCTCTACGTCTTTGAAACGGCGCATGCGCTGACCGACGAGCACTATGCTGCGCTGGAACGTCTGGAGCGTGATGGCATTGGCGAACGGCGCGCAGAAGGATTTGGGCAGATCCGCATCTGTGATGATTTTCATCTGATCGATTGGGAGGGGAAGCATGGATCAACAGAGCAGTGA
- a CDS encoding RAMP superfamily CRISPR-associated protein, whose protein sequence is MIDVEVSLEVLSETPVSVGAGGSAGTLADKVIARDSRNLPIIPGSQVKGRTRHAAEAIARSLGLPVPRGFDDNADTAIRRIFGSPQYRAPLHFASLVSVLGEPSQIGPEQRLSHIRPSVAINRRRGTADDERLLFQETALEGMIFAARPAIVGALPDIEHLALLWAALRAVDRWGGAKSRGLGWATTRMQVIVNGQPQRDDDLEAALRSLVKRGEGQ, encoded by the coding sequence ATGATCGATGTCGAGGTGTCTCTCGAAGTTCTCAGCGAAACACCGGTAAGCGTTGGCGCCGGCGGGAGCGCCGGCACGCTCGCCGATAAAGTCATCGCGCGCGATAGCCGCAATCTTCCGATCATTCCGGGTTCGCAGGTTAAGGGTCGCACCCGCCACGCAGCAGAGGCAATCGCTCGATCGCTCGGTCTTCCTGTGCCGCGTGGCTTTGACGACAATGCCGACACCGCCATCCGACGCATTTTTGGTTCACCGCAGTATCGCGCACCACTCCATTTCGCCAGTCTGGTCAGTGTCCTCGGTGAACCGTCGCAGATCGGACCGGAGCAACGCCTGAGCCATATCCGTCCCAGCGTGGCGATCAATCGGCGACGCGGCACGGCGGATGATGAGCGGTTGTTGTTCCAGGAAACGGCGCTGGAGGGGATGATCTTCGCCGCCCGACCGGCAATTGTCGGCGCCCTGCCCGACATTGAGCATCTGGCGTTGCTCTGGGCTGCGCTACGCGCCGTTGATCGCTGGGGGGGCGCAAAGTCGCGCGGACTCGGTTGGGCGACAACCCGTATGCAGGTGATCGTGAACGGTCAGCCGCAGCGCGACGATGACCTGGAAGCAGCGCTGCGCAGCCTGGTGAAGAGGGGAGAAGGGCAATGA
- a CDS encoding Cas10/Cmr2 second palm domain-containing protein, protein MTDPDRFTHTVARCLTHGTDARVDPVTDIVRRVLEEAPKAPGRAALEELNRTVTQGLHANNLQDAKVALVYGGATKIKGYVFEAPALPEIRGASALLEWVNDQRIAAIWRDHLGDDLGSSSIIYAGGGSFLAFAPAAKGAELASLIEQEFTRQTLTANSVAVAETFTLLELRYGCRPLDFWVDDFLREWRDPQMRAELEAYYHAPVPGSMAAQLDADDIRAALPGRTLNDADIEAARRFFNRKQFGELVTLLATMFNRRRDERAYAGGLRFIPLYPMLPWAERCDSSDVRPAEWGGTIAGETRAYSEPSARKRYVGQLIKRDDERQTGWFRSTFAWRAPDDLRSRSWETQWEDFLGAKGSNTPYGRALKQHREIVPSGDLSEIGAASRPDRYIGMIYADGNNVGRLIATLSTPDDLRRTSEHLSDAATDAVFFALAHCLQPVEVRRKRDRVVVHPFEILTIGGDDLLLIVPGDRAFDVAQRIAHTFEQSLAQRIPAPPGACASNAIHTRYAGETLFTIEPYTPSIGLSAGIVIAQESAPIFFLRDLVEELLKRAKKLARRYAGQHYYGGAIDFMVLKSITMVTDSIEAFRAAAFNDDFPALRGPRRLTARPYTWHEFAGLLETTRALKRGNFPRSQLYRLSRMMETTPGVIASTMEYLYTRVRQNEQVHTMLMKHIENAWRSTDPLQRSTAPPWLPTSKNAYETIWSDLAEMYDMVPATLEECS, encoded by the coding sequence ATGACCGATCCAGATCGTTTCACCCACACCGTGGCACGATGTCTGACCCATGGCACGGATGCCCGCGTCGATCCGGTGACAGACATTGTGCGTCGTGTACTCGAGGAAGCGCCGAAGGCGCCAGGGCGCGCGGCGCTGGAGGAACTCAACCGCACTGTAACGCAAGGTCTGCATGCGAACAACCTGCAGGACGCGAAGGTTGCGCTGGTGTACGGCGGCGCAACAAAAATCAAGGGGTATGTCTTCGAAGCGCCAGCACTGCCGGAGATTCGTGGCGCGAGCGCGCTGCTCGAATGGGTGAACGATCAGCGCATCGCCGCCATCTGGCGCGACCACCTGGGTGACGATCTCGGTTCATCTTCGATCATCTATGCTGGCGGCGGCAGTTTTCTCGCCTTTGCGCCAGCCGCGAAAGGAGCGGAACTCGCCAGCCTGATTGAGCAAGAATTCACCCGCCAGACCCTTACTGCCAACAGTGTTGCGGTCGCCGAAACCTTCACGCTGCTCGAACTGCGCTATGGATGCCGACCGCTCGATTTTTGGGTGGACGATTTTCTGCGTGAATGGCGCGATCCGCAGATGCGTGCCGAACTTGAGGCGTACTACCATGCGCCGGTACCGGGCAGTATGGCTGCGCAACTCGATGCCGACGATATTCGTGCTGCGTTGCCTGGGCGAACGCTCAACGACGCGGACATCGAGGCAGCGCGCCGATTCTTCAACCGTAAGCAGTTCGGCGAACTGGTGACGCTCCTGGCGACAATGTTCAACCGTCGCCGCGACGAACGCGCCTATGCTGGCGGACTGCGTTTCATTCCACTCTATCCAATGCTGCCGTGGGCGGAACGATGTGACAGCAGCGATGTGCGTCCTGCAGAGTGGGGTGGAACAATTGCTGGCGAAACGCGCGCCTATAGCGAACCATCGGCGCGCAAGCGGTATGTCGGTCAACTGATCAAGCGTGATGATGAGCGCCAGACGGGATGGTTTCGATCAACCTTTGCCTGGCGCGCACCTGATGACCTGCGGAGTCGCTCCTGGGAAACGCAATGGGAAGACTTTCTCGGCGCAAAGGGCAGCAATACGCCGTATGGTCGCGCACTGAAGCAGCACCGCGAGATTGTTCCATCGGGCGACCTGAGCGAGATTGGCGCGGCTTCTCGACCGGATCGCTACATCGGCATGATCTACGCCGATGGGAATAATGTCGGGCGGTTGATCGCCACGCTTTCGACCCCTGATGACCTCCGTCGAACGTCTGAGCATCTCTCGGATGCCGCTACAGATGCCGTGTTCTTCGCATTGGCGCACTGCCTTCAACCGGTAGAGGTACGCCGCAAACGGGACAGAGTGGTTGTGCATCCCTTCGAGATCCTGACCATCGGCGGCGACGATCTGCTGCTCATCGTCCCCGGTGATCGCGCGTTTGATGTTGCGCAACGGATTGCGCACACGTTCGAGCAATCGCTGGCGCAGCGCATCCCGGCGCCGCCTGGCGCATGCGCGTCCAACGCGATCCATACCCGGTATGCTGGCGAGACCCTGTTCACAATCGAGCCGTATACCCCTTCGATTGGATTATCGGCTGGCATCGTTATTGCGCAAGAGTCGGCACCGATCTTCTTCCTGCGCGATCTGGTGGAAGAGTTGCTCAAGCGAGCCAAGAAACTGGCGCGACGCTATGCCGGACAGCACTACTACGGCGGCGCTATTGATTTCATGGTGCTGAAGTCAATCACGATGGTCACCGACTCTATCGAAGCGTTCCGCGCAGCGGCATTCAATGACGACTTTCCGGCTCTGAGAGGTCCGCGCCGTCTCACCGCACGTCCGTACACCTGGCACGAGTTTGCCGGTTTGCTGGAAACGACACGGGCGCTCAAACGCGGCAACTTCCCGCGATCCCAACTCTACCGCCTGAGCCGTATGATGGAGACAACCCCCGGCGTGATCGCCAGCACGATGGAATATCTGTATACCCGTGTGCGTCAGAACGAACAGGTGCACACGATGCTGATGAAGCACATTGAGAATGCATGGCGATCAACAGATCCGTTGCAACGTTCGACAGCGCCGCCGTGGTTGCCGACAAGCAAAAATGCTTATGAAACGATCTGGTCTGATCTCGCCGAAATGTACGATATGGTCCCCGCGACGCTGGAGGAATGCTCATGA